GACCTTGCCACTGGCATCGCGGCTCTTGCAGTATTTGAGCATGCACGGGTACCACTCGATGCTCAGCGAGTAGCTGCAGATGCAGGGCTTCCAGCGGTCCAAGCACTGCTTGCAGCGCTGCAGGTCGGGCAGGTCGGCCGACTGGGGCAAGACCTCGAACATGGAGCCATCCACCCctgggggagaaaagggagaCACACACACCTGGCTTAGGATGCTGCCTCCTGCTATGGTGCATCGGAGGAGAACCATTAGGAGACTGGCCCATGCAGAAGCAGGCAGGCTAGGTGGCTCGGGGGGCTGGGAATAGGCTACAGGCCTTCTCCCCTGTAAGGCACCAGTTCAGATCTGGCCCAGGTTATAGGTAGTGACTGAAAGAGACAGGCTGTTCAGTAAGCCCCTCTATGACACGAGGTTTGTGGGGGCTCAGCCCAGTTCCCATTGGACAGGTGTCCAAATCACAGAAGCTACCCCTTTAATTAGCACTAATTGCCTTCCCTGCACTTGGCTTATGGCCTCGGCATAAATCACTGAATGTTCTTCTCATGCCCAGGGGACAAGATCTGATAACTGTGCCCAGGCAGGTCTAGGATGTGGAACTAGGTAGGGCCGTGGGAGGAGCAGGGTCTCACACTAGGGAGATGTGGCCCCAGAAAATAACATGCTCAGCTTGGATTCATTAGAAGAGCAGCATGTGAAAAACAGATGTGTAGCAAATTAACCACTAGTCCTCCTCCAGGCAGTGTGCAAGGGATCTGTGTGCACCCAGTTGTCCACTGGCATGCAAAGGATCTGTGTGCACCAAGACTCCAGCTGTACGTGAAAGGGATTGACATGAACCAGATTATCCACCAACAATGCAGAGAGGGAGATCATCGTGGCTTGCAGACCAGGTTGCCGTTTGAGCATTAGCGGGCCCAGTGCCGAAGGAGATTCTTACCTTTCTCCAGCCAGAATTTAACGTCTTCTTCTCGGGTGTAAATAGCCTCTTTGGCCTCTGTGCAGACATTGTGAATGTGGGGGCTCAGCTGGGCCCCTTTGCTGAAGTTGACCGCTACGTCCATGTTGAGATGTTCCAGCCCACGCACCTCCTCCGCCTGCCGCACCGTCTTGGGGTTTTTCTGGCGAGGAGAAAGTTACTTCGAATCTAATTCCTGCTGCATTATGGGTAACAAGTATTGTCAGcgtcttcttcccctcccccccaaattagTTCTTTTGGGACATCAGTATTTTATGCAAACCTAAGAAAAGGCATGCAGCTGGCCTGTCTTGTGCTGGGATTCCCAGCTGACCTCCAAGCTACgccagggctgggcctgcccagCACTTGAATGAGACTCCAgagaaatggcccaacctgatgatcactttagataagctattaccagcaggacagtggggtgggaggaggtattgtttcatattctctgtgtatatataaagtctgctgcagtttccacagtatgcatccgatgaagtgagctgtagctcacgaaagctcatgctcaaataaattggttagtctctaaggtgccacaagtactccttttctttcagagaaATTCCAGGGGCTGCTGGAAGTGTTGGCAATTCAGTAGGTGGCGCTCTTCTCCATGAGATGGCATTGAATAGACACCTCAGTAAGGAGCATGGGGGGTGCTGTCTATTTAGAGGGGGGGCAAACTGGAGGTCTTGGCCACTCCTGGCCCCTGTTGCTATCCTCTTCCCCGCTGATGGAATAGGGGCTGTGCTAGCCTAGGGTTAAGCCATTGCTGGTTGCAGCACGCACTGGGAAATGGTGACCGTTGGCTGGGCCAGTGATCTGAGGTTACTAAATTGGGACCGGTACCTGAAAAGGTTAGGGGCCCTGACTGGCTTTTATCCCTGCAGGAAAGCACATCGCTCCAAGAGACCAGGGATCACATGTGGGGCTGCCCCTCACCTGCCGCAGCTTTGCCATGGACTCGCTGGGGATGATCTCGTTGCGGTGAAGCCGCGTGACAAAGCACAGTGCCTGGAACTGGCTTTggcccctctccagctcccccaGGATCAGAGCACGGAAAATCTTCACCTcctgacaaaaaaacaaaaacaaaccacagaGGTTTACCAGAGTCCTCTGGCCCATATCCTCAGGGACTGGCGGGGGGAGTTCAAACCTCCTTCAGGGGAGAAGGTGCCCAATGATGCCTCACTGGGTCGGGGGAGATGTGCATGCCCAACCACCCCgttccttttcctccttccatTGCACATCTGTGAGAACATCCCTGGTGCTACGCgaaggaggagcagagagaaatgggCTTCCCTCCCTGAACCACTCAACCACCCGCAGCCCATTCAGTGGGACGCTGTCCCCCTTTAGTGGTGGCGGGGCCACAGATAGGTTGACGAGTATGTGGCAACCCCAGCTAACAGAGCTGGCTCTTTttgcaatagaggctcatg
The nucleotide sequence above comes from Lepidochelys kempii isolate rLepKem1 chromosome 22, rLepKem1.hap2, whole genome shotgun sequence. Encoded proteins:
- the OAF gene encoding out at first protein homolog, with protein sequence MRSQGCGLPALLLLLRLLPLAPGPLPGRAGPGALSELRVRVRLPDGQVTEESLQADSGADCISLELRKGDGTLITLTADFRQEVKIFRALILGELERGQSQFQALCFVTRLHRNEIIPSESMAKLRQKNPKTVRQAEEVRGLEHLNMDVAVNFSKGAQLSPHIHNVCTEAKEAIYTREEDVKFWLEKGVDGSMFEVLPQSADLPDLQRCKQCLDRWKPCICSYSLSIEWYPCMLKYCKSRDASGKVSSYKCGIRSCQKGYSFDYYVPQKQLCLWDEET